GTGAGAACTAAATGTTATACAAATCAGAATTTTTCCTTTGGGCTATAACCGTTGGTAGAATCATCCCGGTTAAGACGAGTAAAATACCAATGATTTGCAGGATTGATAATGACTCGTGTAAAACTACGACAGAGGCGAGTACTGCTACAGGTAATTCTGTCGCGCTTAAAATAGATGTTAAGCCCCCTCCAACCTTTGGAGCAGCTATAGAGAACAGTTGTATAGGGAAAATGATTCCAAAGAAACCTAAAATGAGACCGTATAACCATAAATTTTCACCAAATAATTTCCCATTCCATATAATCTCTGGTGACAAAAAAATACTCACGATGATTAGTGCAATAAACGACATCATCATTGTACGTGCAATGGTTGTGACACCCTCCACAGGTAAGGAGTTAAATTGGATAAAGATTGCAAAGCTAACAGCAGCAGCAAATCCAAATACCCAACCTTGCCATGGAATATTAGATAAATTAACATCAATCAAACCTGCTGCTAAAATTGTACCTAAAAATAAAAATACAAGCCCGGTTCCTTCTGCTTTACTAGGATATCTTTTTCGAATAATACAGTCTATTAGCATACCAATCCAAGTAAATTGAAAAAGTAAAACTACTGCAAGAGATGCAGGTAAGTAATTTAAAGATTCTCCATAAACAATGCCTGTTGTACCTGTAAATAGTCCTGCACCAACTATGATTAAAAGTGCCCTTTTATTAAGTTTAGGAAAGGTTTTTTGTGTAATTAAAAATAAAATTAAAATTAATAAAAAGCCAATCACATATTGGCTCGTGACAGCTTCCTGTGAAGTAAATCCATGACCCATTGCAACTTTAATAATGGTTGAAAGAATTCCATAGCTACTTGATGCTAGAACAATAAGTAGTGGATAAATAAAACTGTATTTCATGTAGGATACCACTTTCTAGATTCGTGTTTTAACAATATGATAGAATAGTTTGTTGATATAGTCTATTACCCCATTGTAAAAAACCCAATATTAAATAAACTACGTATTTTCGAAGTCTTTTAAATTTATGTTTAATAATAATTAAACTCCCATTTCATGAAAATTAATGATTTAAGATTATAAACTCCATTTTATCTAGTCCTTTCGTGTTAAAGTATAACAAGAAATTGGTGTTTGAATTATATGAAATTTAATGATTAGCAGATTTTTATGATAAATTATATTAAGTAACTTTTCGGAGGTTTAACAGCTTATGCTTCAAAAAGAATTTGTCCTAGTTTATGGCGATGCTTTTGTGGATTACATAGCAGATGATAAATCAAACACATCTTTTACAAAATTTTTAGGAGGAGCAACGATTAATGTTGCAGCCGGTGCTAGTAGAATCGGTACACCCTCTGCATTAATTACCATTTCTGGTGAAGATGAAACTTCAAGTTTTGTACGTTCAGAGATTATAAAAGAAGGCGTGAATCTGAATTATTCTATTTATGCACCGGAAAAAAGAGTAAGTGGTGTTTAT
Above is a genomic segment from Lysinibacillus sp. PLM2 containing:
- a CDS encoding multidrug transporter → MKYSFIYPLLIVLASSSYGILSTIIKVAMGHGFTSQEAVTSQYVIGFLLILILFLITQKTFPKLNKRALLIIVGAGLFTGTTGIVYGESLNYLPASLAVVLLFQFTWIGMLIDCIIRKRYPSKAEGTGLVFLFLGTILAAGLIDVNLSNIPWQGWVFGFAAAVSFAIFIQFNSLPVEGVTTIARTMMMSFIALIIVSIFLSPEIIWNGKLFGENLWLYGLILGFFGIIFPIQLFSIAAPKVGGGLTSILSATELPVAVLASVVVLHESLSILQIIGILLVLTGMILPTVIAQRKNSDLYNI